One Etheostoma cragini isolate CJK2018 chromosome 19, CSU_Ecrag_1.0, whole genome shotgun sequence DNA segment encodes these proteins:
- the zgc:109889 gene encoding wiskott-Aldrich syndrome protein family member 3 isoform X1, which translates to MPLVKRNIEPRHLCRGALPDGVTSELECVTNSTLAAIIKQLGSLSRHAEDIFGELFNEANSFYLRMSNLQERVDQLAVKVTQLDSTVEEVSLQDINMRKAFKSSTIQDQQVVSRTSVPNPVVEMYHRCDKPPPLNILSPYRDDKKDALKFYTDPSYFFNLWKEKMLQATEDKRKEKRRQKGCPAHPDRPHSRQAPPRSPLSISEQQKQVEDPGREVKKVRKARNRRQEWNVLAYDKEFRPDPRLTPSPYHGMSSEGSLSPDSRSMASDSYPASPNHPSTQAPSAVHPTDHTRDHLSAAAQTQSLDRVLRPPNQPPGAGGPAPAGRHAASLGRAPSGQGVQAGGDPTVNGPRQQSVKDYRAGHGGQPSTIPEYYIPPAPPPPPPTIPSAQTAFDPTTVPPSAAVSAVPPTSSTLTRPYSPSPPPPPANYVPSPSHPPSGAPPAAPPPPPPGAPTGYHAHPSPPHAAVGQSGVDGVPSTRKSTMLGMIPMSDARSDLLAAIRRGIQLRKVQEQREQEAKREPVGNDVATILSRRIAVEYSESDDDSELDENEWSD; encoded by the exons ATGCCATTGGTGAAAAGGAACATTGAGCCCCGGCACCTGTGCCGTGGGGCGTTGCCAGATGGGGTGACCAGTGAACTGGAGTGTGTCACCAACAGCACCCTGGCAGCCATCATCAAACAGCTGGGCAGTCTGA GTCGCCATGCAGAGGACATTTTCGGAGAGCTGTTTAATGAAGCCAACAGCTTCTACCTGAGGATGAGCAACCTGCAGGAAAGAGTGGACCAGCTGGCCGTGAAAGTCACCCAGCTCGACtccactgtggaggaag TCTCCCTGCAGGATATTAACATGAGGAAGGCCTTTAAGAGCAGCACCATCCAAGACCAGCAGGTGGTGTCGAGGACATCAGTCCCCAACCCTGTGGTGGAGATGTACCATCGCTGTGATAAACCTCCTCCGCTCAACATTCTCAGCCCCTACAG GGACGATAAGAAGGATGCCTTGAAGTTCTACACTGACCCCTCCTACTTCTTCAACCTTTGGAAGGAGAAGATGCTGCAGGCCACCGAGGACAAACGCAAGGAGAAGAGACGGCAGAAG GGCTGTCCGGCCCACCCTGACAGGCCCCACTCCAGACAGGCCCCACCCAGGAGCCCCCTGTCCATCTCT GAGCAGCAGAAGCAGGTTGAGGACCCGGGCAGAGAGGTGAAGAAG GTGCGTAAGGCTCGTAACCGCCGTCAGGAGTGGAATGTCCTGGCCTACGACAAAGAGTTCAGACCAGACCCCAGGCTCACCCCTTCTCCTTACCATGGCATGTCCTCAGAAGGCTCACTGTCTCCTGAtagcag GTCAATGGCGTCTGACTCCTACCCAGCAAGCCCCAACCACCCCTCCACCCAGGCCCCCAGTGCCGTCCACCCAACCGACCACACCAGGGACCACCTCAGCGCTGCTGCCCAGACTCAGTCGCTGGATCGGGTCCTCAGGCCTCCCAACCAGCCCCCAGGTGCCGGAGGGCCCGCGCCAGCAGGGCGACACGCGGCCTCCCTGGGCAGGGCCCCATCAGGACAGGGGGTCCAGGCCGGGGGAGATCCGACGGTTAACGGGCCGAGGCAGCAGTCGGTTAAGGATTACAGGGCCGGACACGG CGGCCAACCCTCCACCATCCCAGAGTACTATATCCCCCccgcccctcctcctccccccccaaCCATTCCCTCGGCCCAGACCGCCTTCGACCCCACCACGGTCCCGCCCTCCGCGGCCGTCTCCGCCgtcccccccacctcctccacccTTACCCGTCCCTACTccccttcccctcctcctcccccggCCAACTACGTGCCCTCCCCATCCCACCCTCCTTCGGGTGCACCCCCGGCCGCCCCTCCCCCTCCGCCTCCTGGAGCTCCTACAGGCTACCACGCTCACCCGTCACCGCCGCACGCCGCTGTCGGCCAGTCGGGTGTGGATGGGGTGCCCTCCACCAGGAAGTCCACCATGCTGGGGATGATCCCAATGAGCGACGCCCGCTCCGACCTGCTGGCCGCCATACGTAGAG gCATCCAGCTGAGGAAGGTGCAGGAGCAGAGGGAGCAGGAGGCAAAGAGAGAGCCAGTCGGCAACGACGTGGCCACCATCCTGTCGCGCCGTATTGCCGTGGAGTACAGCGAGTCCGACGACGACTCCGAGCTGGACGAGAACGAGTGGTCTGACTAA
- the zgc:109889 gene encoding wiskott-Aldrich syndrome protein family member 3 isoform X2 produces MPLVKRNIEPRHLCRGALPDGVTSELECVTNSTLAAIIKQLGSLSRHAEDIFGELFNEANSFYLRMSNLQERVDQLAVKVTQLDSTVEEVSLQDINMRKAFKSSTIQDQQVVSRTSVPNPVVEMYHRCDKPPPLNILSPYRDDKKDALKFYTDPSYFFNLWKEKMLQATEDKRKEKRRQKEQQKQVEDPGREVKKVRKARNRRQEWNVLAYDKEFRPDPRLTPSPYHGMSSEGSLSPDSRSMASDSYPASPNHPSTQAPSAVHPTDHTRDHLSAAAQTQSLDRVLRPPNQPPGAGGPAPAGRHAASLGRAPSGQGVQAGGDPTVNGPRQQSVKDYRAGHGGQPSTIPEYYIPPAPPPPPPTIPSAQTAFDPTTVPPSAAVSAVPPTSSTLTRPYSPSPPPPPANYVPSPSHPPSGAPPAAPPPPPPGAPTGYHAHPSPPHAAVGQSGVDGVPSTRKSTMLGMIPMSDARSDLLAAIRRGIQLRKVQEQREQEAKREPVGNDVATILSRRIAVEYSESDDDSELDENEWSD; encoded by the exons ATGCCATTGGTGAAAAGGAACATTGAGCCCCGGCACCTGTGCCGTGGGGCGTTGCCAGATGGGGTGACCAGTGAACTGGAGTGTGTCACCAACAGCACCCTGGCAGCCATCATCAAACAGCTGGGCAGTCTGA GTCGCCATGCAGAGGACATTTTCGGAGAGCTGTTTAATGAAGCCAACAGCTTCTACCTGAGGATGAGCAACCTGCAGGAAAGAGTGGACCAGCTGGCCGTGAAAGTCACCCAGCTCGACtccactgtggaggaag TCTCCCTGCAGGATATTAACATGAGGAAGGCCTTTAAGAGCAGCACCATCCAAGACCAGCAGGTGGTGTCGAGGACATCAGTCCCCAACCCTGTGGTGGAGATGTACCATCGCTGTGATAAACCTCCTCCGCTCAACATTCTCAGCCCCTACAG GGACGATAAGAAGGATGCCTTGAAGTTCTACACTGACCCCTCCTACTTCTTCAACCTTTGGAAGGAGAAGATGCTGCAGGCCACCGAGGACAAACGCAAGGAGAAGAGACGGCAGAAG GAGCAGCAGAAGCAGGTTGAGGACCCGGGCAGAGAGGTGAAGAAG GTGCGTAAGGCTCGTAACCGCCGTCAGGAGTGGAATGTCCTGGCCTACGACAAAGAGTTCAGACCAGACCCCAGGCTCACCCCTTCTCCTTACCATGGCATGTCCTCAGAAGGCTCACTGTCTCCTGAtagcag GTCAATGGCGTCTGACTCCTACCCAGCAAGCCCCAACCACCCCTCCACCCAGGCCCCCAGTGCCGTCCACCCAACCGACCACACCAGGGACCACCTCAGCGCTGCTGCCCAGACTCAGTCGCTGGATCGGGTCCTCAGGCCTCCCAACCAGCCCCCAGGTGCCGGAGGGCCCGCGCCAGCAGGGCGACACGCGGCCTCCCTGGGCAGGGCCCCATCAGGACAGGGGGTCCAGGCCGGGGGAGATCCGACGGTTAACGGGCCGAGGCAGCAGTCGGTTAAGGATTACAGGGCCGGACACGG CGGCCAACCCTCCACCATCCCAGAGTACTATATCCCCCccgcccctcctcctccccccccaaCCATTCCCTCGGCCCAGACCGCCTTCGACCCCACCACGGTCCCGCCCTCCGCGGCCGTCTCCGCCgtcccccccacctcctccacccTTACCCGTCCCTACTccccttcccctcctcctcccccggCCAACTACGTGCCCTCCCCATCCCACCCTCCTTCGGGTGCACCCCCGGCCGCCCCTCCCCCTCCGCCTCCTGGAGCTCCTACAGGCTACCACGCTCACCCGTCACCGCCGCACGCCGCTGTCGGCCAGTCGGGTGTGGATGGGGTGCCCTCCACCAGGAAGTCCACCATGCTGGGGATGATCCCAATGAGCGACGCCCGCTCCGACCTGCTGGCCGCCATACGTAGAG gCATCCAGCTGAGGAAGGTGCAGGAGCAGAGGGAGCAGGAGGCAAAGAGAGAGCCAGTCGGCAACGACGTGGCCACCATCCTGTCGCGCCGTATTGCCGTGGAGTACAGCGAGTCCGACGACGACTCCGAGCTGGACGAGAACGAGTGGTCTGACTAA